The stretch of DNA CGATAGCTCTTCTCTTCGCGGCGGATAGGATCGAGCATATGAGGAGCTTAAATGTAGATTGGATAGTAATACTGGATAGGTATTTGCTATCATCTCTAGCTTATCAGGGAGCCTTCCTCCCCATTCAATGGATAAATGAGCTCAATAGATGGGTGAGATTACCGGATATAGTCTTCTATCTCGATATAAGTCCCGATATTGCTATTAATAGAATTAAGAATAAGGAAATGTATCATTCATTAAATTTACTAAGTATAGTAAGAGAGAATTACCTTAAGCTCATTCAGGCAGAACCTTGGAAGTCTATAACGTACTTAATAGACGCTGGGAGGAAGGAGGAGGAGATCTCGGAGGAAATCCTTAATATATTGCTCAGGAGATTGGGGGAGAGAGGATGAAGTTTGTAGCAATAGGCAACGCCAATGTAGATATAAAGATATTCTTAGAGACAATACCCGGGCAGGATGAGTCAATAGATGCTCTCGCTATCACCATGAACGCTGGGGGGGCGGCCTCTAACTTCGCTATAGCAGCAGCTAAGATCGGCATAGAATCTTATATAATCGCATCGCTCGGGAACGATGAATTAGGTAGATTTTACTTAGAGGCATTGAGGAAGGGGAACGTGAATACATCGTACATAAAGGTAGTCGAAGGTGTTAGGACGGGCCTCGCTCTCATACTGAACGTATTAGGTGAGGATAGGAGGATGATACAAAGCTCAGGGGCAAATGAAGAGCTCACACCTTCAGATATCTTGGAGAGGAGGGAACTCATATCTTCAGCTGATGAAGTCCACATGGCGACTGTGAGGCCGGATATAGCGGAATCCGTCCTAGAGATGAGGGAGGCTTCTTGGGATCCGGGGATGAGGATGATCGCGAAGTACAAGCGTAAGATATGGTCTCTCATCGGCAGGGCTGGGAAAGTCTTTCTGAATGAGAAAGAGGCCCAAGAACTCTCAGGGGAGAGAGATCCTATAGATTGCGCTGTCAAAATAGCGAAAGAAGGACCTAAGGAGATAGTGATAAAGATGGGATCTAAGGGCTCCTTAGCGTACGTGAATGGCGAAATACATCGCGTCGATGCGATCCCAGTCAAGGTAGTCGATACGACTGGAGCTGGTGATATATTCGCAGCTGTGTATCTCAAGGCCAGGAGGAAGGGGTTCTCTATAGATGATTG from Candidatus Korarchaeum sp. encodes:
- the tmk gene encoding dTMP kinase — protein: MLVAFEGIDGAGKTTQSRRLFAKLTELGMRVIYTKEPTEGEIGKILKRALKGEIELDQRTIALLFAADRIEHMRSLNVDWIVILDRYLLSSLAYQGAFLPIQWINELNRWVRLPDIVFYLDISPDIAINRIKNKEMYHSLNLLSIVRENYLKLIQAEPWKSITYLIDAGRKEEEISEEILNILLRRLGERG
- a CDS encoding carbohydrate kinase family protein; protein product: MKFVAIGNANVDIKIFLETIPGQDESIDALAITMNAGGAASNFAIAAAKIGIESYIIASLGNDELGRFYLEALRKGNVNTSYIKVVEGVRTGLALILNVLGEDRRMIQSSGANEELTPSDILERRELISSADEVHMATVRPDIAESVLEMREASWDPGMRMIAKYKRKIWSLIGRAGKVFLNEKEAQELSGERDPIDCAVKIAKEGPKEIVIKMGSKGSLAYVNGEIHRVDAIPVKVVDTTGAGDIFAAVYLKARRKGFSIDDCLKLANAASTIKVSRPSGVDSMPTWDEIQTMKLIFYGK